From Panthera uncia isolate 11264 chromosome X, Puncia_PCG_1.0, whole genome shotgun sequence, the proteins below share one genomic window:
- the NAA10 gene encoding N-alpha-acetyltransferase 10, producing MNIRNARPEDLMNMQHCNLLCLPENYQMKYYFYHGLSWPQLSYIAEDENGKIVGYVLAKMEEDPDDVPHGHITSLAVKRSHRRLGLAQKLMDQASRAMIENFNAKYVSLHVRKSNRAALHLYSNTLNFQISEVEPKYYADGEDAYAMKRDLTQMADELRRHLELKEKGRHVVLGSIENKVESRGNSLPSSGEACREDKGLAAEDSGGDSKDLSEVSETTESTDVKDSSEASDSAS from the exons ATGAACATCCGCAATGCgagg CCGGAGGACCTGATGAACATGCAGCACTGCAATCTCTTGTGCCTGCCCGAGAACTACCAGATGAAGTACTACTTCTACCACGGCCTCTCCTGGCCCCAG CTCTCTTACATCGCAGAGGATGAGAATGGGAAGATTGTGGGGTACGTCCTCGCCAAAAT GGAGGAGGACCCGGATGATGTGCCCCACGGACACATCACCTCACTG GCTGTGAAGCGTTCCCACCGGCGCCTCGGCCTGGCACAGAAGCTGATGGACCAGGCCTCCCGAGCCATGATAGAGAACTTCAACGCCAAATACGTCTCCCTGCATGTCAGGAAGAG TAACCGGGCCGCCCTGCACCTCTATTCCAACACCCTCAACTTTCA GATCAGCGAAGTGGAACCCAAATACTACGCAGATGGGGAAGATGCATACGCGATGAAGCGGGACCTCACCCAGATGGCTGACGAG CTGAGGCGACACCTGGAGCTGAAGGAGAAGGGCAGGCACGTGGTGCTGGGCTCCATCGAGAACAAGGTGGAGAGCAGGGGCAACTCGCTTCCAAGCTCGGGAGAGGCCTGTCGTGAGGACAAGGGCCTGGCTGCTGAGGATAGTGGTGGTGACAGCAAGGATCTGAGCGAGGTCAGCGAGACCACAGAGAGCACCGACGTCAAGGACAGCTCAGAGGCCTCCGACTCTGCCTCCTAG
- the RENBP gene encoding N-acylglucosamine 2-epimerase isoform X1 → MSGGLRVRQPSGGARSGDGVVMKGSRDGGDMEKEQEREALQAWKERVGQELDRVVAFWVEHSHDQEHGGFFTCLGRDGQVYDDLKYVWLQGRQVWMYCRLYRKLERFRSPQLLDAAKAGGEFLLRYARVAPPGKKCAFVLTRDGRPVKVQRTIFSECFYTMAMNELWRVTGEARYQREAVEMMEQIVYWVREDPSGLGRPRLPGAPASESVAVPMMLLNLVDQLGEADEELAGNYAELGDWCAQRILQHVQRDGQAVLENVSEDGEELSGCLGRHQNPGHALEAGWFLLRHAIRKGDPELRAHVIDKFLLLPFRSGWDADHGGLFYFQDADGLCPTQLEWAMKLWWPHSEAMIAFLMGYSDSGDPALLHLFCRVADYTFRQFRDPEYGEWFGYLNREGKVALTIKGGPFKGCFHVPRCLAMCEEMLDALLSRLALAQSPGTQCTPAAPSPEGAK, encoded by the exons ATGAGCGGGGGTCTCCGAGTGCGGCAGCCCAGCGGTGGGGCCCGTAGTGGGGACGGCGTTGTCATGAAGGGTTCCCGGGACGGTGGG GACATGGAAAAGGAGCAGGAGCGGGAGGCTCTGCAGGCCTGGAAGGAGCGCGTGGGGCAGGAGTTGGACCGCGTGGTGGCTTTCTGGGTGGAGCACTCCCACGACCAGGAGCATGG GGGGTTCTTCACGTGCCTTGGCCGAGACGGGCAGGTGTATGATGACCTCAAGTATGTGTGGCTGCAGGGGAGGCAG GTGTGGATGTATTGTCGCCTGTACCGCAAACTCGAGCGCTTCCGCAGCCCCCAACTTCTGGACGCGGCAAAAGcag GTGGCGAATTTTTGCTGCGTTATGCCCGAGTGGCACCTCCTGGAAAGAAGTGTGCCTTTGTGCTGACTCGGGACGGCCGCCCGGTCAAGGTGCAGCGAACCATCTTCAGCGAGTGTTTCTACACCATGGCCATGAACGAGCTGTGGAGGGTGACGGGGGAAGCGCGTTACcag agGGAAGCAGTGGAGATGATGGAGCAGATCGTGTACTGGGTGCGGGAGGACCCATCGGGGCTGGGCCGGCCCCGGCTCCCCGGGGCCCCGGCCTCCGAGTCCGTGGCGGTGCCCATGATGCTGCTCAACCTCGTGGACCAGCTGGGGGAGGCGGACGAGGAGCTGGCGGGCAACTACGCGGAGCTGGGGGACTGGTGCGCCCAGAGGATCCTGCAGCATGTCCAG AGGGATGGACAGGCTGTGCTGGAGAATGTGTCAGAGGATGGTGAGGAACTTTCTGGTTGCCTGGGGCGACATCAGAACCCAG GCCATGCGCTGGAGGCCGGCTGGTTCCTGCTCCGTCATGCCATCAGGAAGGGCGATCCCGAACTTCGAGCCCACGTTATTGACAAGTTCCTGCTGTTGCCTTTCCGCTCTGGGTGGGACGCTGACCACGGAGGCCTCTTCTACTTCCAGGATGCAGACGGCCTCTGCCCCACCCAG ctgGAGTGGGCCATGAAGCTCTGGTGGCCCCACAGCGAAGCCATGATTGCCTTCCTCATGGGCTACAGTGACAGCGGGGACCCTGCCTTACTGCACCTCTTCTGCCGGGTGGCCGACTACACCTTCCGCCAG TTTCGCGATCCTGAGTACGGTGAATGGTTTGGCTACCTGAACCGAGAGGGGAAGGTCGCTCTCACCATCAAGGGGGGTCCTTTCAAag GCTGCTTCCACGTGCCGAGGTGCCTCGCCATGTGCGAGGAGATGCTGGACGCCCTGCTGAGCCGCCTCGCCCTGGCCCAGAGCCCCGGCACGCAGTGCACTCCCGCCGCCCCCAGCCCCGAAGGCGCGAAATAA
- the RENBP gene encoding N-acylglucosamine 2-epimerase isoform X2: protein MEKEQEREALQAWKERVGQELDRVVAFWVEHSHDQEHGGFFTCLGRDGQVYDDLKYVWLQGRQVWMYCRLYRKLERFRSPQLLDAAKAGGEFLLRYARVAPPGKKCAFVLTRDGRPVKVQRTIFSECFYTMAMNELWRVTGEARYQREAVEMMEQIVYWVREDPSGLGRPRLPGAPASESVAVPMMLLNLVDQLGEADEELAGNYAELGDWCAQRILQHVQRDGQAVLENVSEDGEELSGCLGRHQNPGHALEAGWFLLRHAIRKGDPELRAHVIDKFLLLPFRSGWDADHGGLFYFQDADGLCPTQLEWAMKLWWPHSEAMIAFLMGYSDSGDPALLHLFCRVADYTFRQFRDPEYGEWFGYLNREGKVALTIKGGPFKGCFHVPRCLAMCEEMLDALLSRLALAQSPGTQCTPAAPSPEGAK, encoded by the exons ATGGAAAAGGAGCAGGAGCGGGAGGCTCTGCAGGCCTGGAAGGAGCGCGTGGGGCAGGAGTTGGACCGCGTGGTGGCTTTCTGGGTGGAGCACTCCCACGACCAGGAGCATGG GGGGTTCTTCACGTGCCTTGGCCGAGACGGGCAGGTGTATGATGACCTCAAGTATGTGTGGCTGCAGGGGAGGCAG GTGTGGATGTATTGTCGCCTGTACCGCAAACTCGAGCGCTTCCGCAGCCCCCAACTTCTGGACGCGGCAAAAGcag GTGGCGAATTTTTGCTGCGTTATGCCCGAGTGGCACCTCCTGGAAAGAAGTGTGCCTTTGTGCTGACTCGGGACGGCCGCCCGGTCAAGGTGCAGCGAACCATCTTCAGCGAGTGTTTCTACACCATGGCCATGAACGAGCTGTGGAGGGTGACGGGGGAAGCGCGTTACcag agGGAAGCAGTGGAGATGATGGAGCAGATCGTGTACTGGGTGCGGGAGGACCCATCGGGGCTGGGCCGGCCCCGGCTCCCCGGGGCCCCGGCCTCCGAGTCCGTGGCGGTGCCCATGATGCTGCTCAACCTCGTGGACCAGCTGGGGGAGGCGGACGAGGAGCTGGCGGGCAACTACGCGGAGCTGGGGGACTGGTGCGCCCAGAGGATCCTGCAGCATGTCCAG AGGGATGGACAGGCTGTGCTGGAGAATGTGTCAGAGGATGGTGAGGAACTTTCTGGTTGCCTGGGGCGACATCAGAACCCAG GCCATGCGCTGGAGGCCGGCTGGTTCCTGCTCCGTCATGCCATCAGGAAGGGCGATCCCGAACTTCGAGCCCACGTTATTGACAAGTTCCTGCTGTTGCCTTTCCGCTCTGGGTGGGACGCTGACCACGGAGGCCTCTTCTACTTCCAGGATGCAGACGGCCTCTGCCCCACCCAG ctgGAGTGGGCCATGAAGCTCTGGTGGCCCCACAGCGAAGCCATGATTGCCTTCCTCATGGGCTACAGTGACAGCGGGGACCCTGCCTTACTGCACCTCTTCTGCCGGGTGGCCGACTACACCTTCCGCCAG TTTCGCGATCCTGAGTACGGTGAATGGTTTGGCTACCTGAACCGAGAGGGGAAGGTCGCTCTCACCATCAAGGGGGGTCCTTTCAAag GCTGCTTCCACGTGCCGAGGTGCCTCGCCATGTGCGAGGAGATGCTGGACGCCCTGCTGAGCCGCCTCGCCCTGGCCCAGAGCCCCGGCACGCAGTGCACTCCCGCCGCCCCCAGCCCCGAAGGCGCGAAATAA